The Rhodocytophaga rosea genome has a segment encoding these proteins:
- a CDS encoding LacI family DNA-binding transcriptional regulator produces the protein MSAKKVTETIARFRNDILNGTLPFGSLLPSEKELAAEMQVSRPTVAKVYNALQKEGLLKKTPGQGTTVVFNGERKKYTFGLLLPGAGESEIFGAIHDHFLAIEKEKEPKFLWEGAIANHAQVRQNSIIKICERYIEENVSGVFFAPLERTENAAGVNKKVCELFDKENIPVILIDRDIYSFPERSQYPVIGLDNFNAGYIMTKHLIESGCEKIYFCYRKDSASSIYKRIAGCNSACFDAGIPFSREHIMVGEPADLNFVRKMKIVPKKTGVLCANDSTAAVIMSSFKQIGILVSRHVLVAGYDDMKYGKVLQPSLTTYQQPLFEIVTISYEMMLNRLVTQHSIAANISLTGELIARESTKFA, from the coding sequence ATGAGCGCCAAAAAGGTTACAGAAACAATTGCCAGATTCAGGAATGATATTTTAAATGGGACTCTTCCCTTTGGAAGTTTGCTTCCTTCCGAAAAGGAACTCGCTGCCGAAATGCAGGTTTCCCGGCCTACCGTAGCTAAAGTCTACAATGCTTTACAAAAAGAGGGCTTGCTGAAAAAAACACCTGGGCAAGGAACTACCGTGGTATTTAATGGGGAAAGAAAAAAATACACCTTTGGCTTATTATTGCCTGGGGCAGGAGAGTCAGAAATTTTTGGTGCCATTCATGATCATTTCCTGGCCATAGAAAAGGAAAAAGAGCCAAAATTTTTGTGGGAAGGGGCGATTGCCAACCATGCGCAGGTCAGGCAAAATTCTATCATTAAAATATGTGAAAGGTATATTGAAGAAAACGTGAGTGGTGTTTTCTTTGCGCCTTTAGAAAGAACAGAAAATGCAGCAGGGGTGAATAAAAAGGTTTGCGAACTATTTGACAAAGAAAATATTCCGGTCATTTTAATTGACAGAGATATATACTCGTTTCCCGAACGCAGCCAGTATCCTGTAATTGGCCTGGATAACTTCAACGCCGGGTATATAATGACCAAGCACCTAATAGAATCCGGATGTGAGAAAATATACTTTTGTTACCGCAAAGACTCCGCCAGTAGCATTTACAAACGGATTGCCGGCTGCAATAGTGCCTGTTTTGATGCCGGTATTCCTTTTAGCAGAGAACATATTATGGTAGGAGAGCCTGCTGATTTAAACTTCGTCAGAAAGATGAAAATCGTACCCAAAAAGACTGGCGTATTATGTGCCAATGATTCAACGGCAGCTGTGATCATGTCTAGTTTTAAGCAGATTGGTATCCTTGTTTCCCGGCATGTGTTGGTAGCTGGTTACGATGATATGAAGTATGGGAAAGTATTACAACCCTCGCTTACTACTTATCAACAGCCACTGTTCGAAATTGTAACCATCAGCTACGAGATGATGCTGAACAGGCTTGTAACGCAACATTCCATAGCTGCCAACATTAGCCTGACTGGTGAACTAATAGCCCGCGAATCAACAAAATTTGCTTGA
- a CDS encoding SRPBCC domain-containing protein, translating into MLGTTVISDWKKGSQIVWKGEWKGKQYEDKGVLLQINPQTRLQYSHFSPLTGQPDIPENYHTVTIELTDRDSQTLISLSQDKNATQQAKEESEKNWTMMLTGLKKLLEEKG; encoded by the coding sequence ATGCTTGGCACTACGGTTATTTCCGACTGGAAAAAGGGTAGCCAAATCGTTTGGAAAGGAGAATGGAAAGGGAAACAATATGAAGACAAGGGAGTATTACTTCAAATTAACCCACAAACCAGGCTACAATATAGCCATTTCAGTCCCCTTACCGGACAGCCGGATATTCCCGAAAATTATCACACGGTTACTATTGAATTGACAGACAGGGATTCACAAACCCTTATTTCTCTCTCACAAGACAAGAATGCCACCCAACAAGCAAAAGAGGAATCTGAAAAGAACTGGACCATGATGCTGACAGGCCTGAAAAAACTTTTAGAAGAAAAGGGTTAA
- a CDS encoding IS110 family RNA-guided transposase has protein sequence MKNKSVSMEVINRNAAGIDVGSRSHYVAIGQQREDVREFGVYNEDLSQLLAWLKANQITTVAMESTGNYWQSLFSFLQEAGLEVYLCNGKFTKNIKGRKTDVQDCQWIQKLHSLGLLSSSFLPDLATEQLRTYCRHRTSLLETSAMTTQKMQKYLRLLNLRLDIVVKDVCGLTGLQIIEAVCKGETNPQVLASFRHGNCRKSEEEIAKALQSNGRKDYLFGLQQEFDLYKILQAKMEQCDVAIAKLLSEQIEGDETKRALQAEAKPHKKVNKNTPKNMDLNQLAYQYFDGVDLMRIEGVSHATVIALMSEVGCEGIKKFETSKQFTSWLRLCPNIKISGGKVLSKKIAKGSNRLKIALRLAANTIGNLKDTHLSDFFNRINYRKGRIAAISATARKLAVIIWNMIVKHVPYNPPSQYLFMDQKRKMKLVQRIRNKIAKLDLKPEDVGFAMN, from the coding sequence ATGAAAAACAAGTCTGTATCCATGGAAGTCATTAACCGCAATGCTGCCGGTATTGATGTAGGAAGCCGGTCACATTATGTAGCTATCGGCCAACAACGAGAAGATGTGAGAGAGTTTGGCGTTTACAATGAGGATCTAAGCCAATTGCTGGCTTGGCTTAAGGCAAATCAAATTACCACCGTAGCTATGGAAAGTACTGGTAATTACTGGCAGAGTTTATTTTCCTTTCTACAAGAAGCAGGATTAGAGGTATACCTGTGCAATGGTAAATTCACCAAAAACATCAAAGGCCGCAAAACCGATGTGCAAGATTGTCAATGGATACAGAAGCTACATAGTTTGGGGCTACTCAGTAGTAGTTTTCTGCCAGACCTAGCCACTGAACAATTGAGAACTTATTGCCGGCATCGCACTTCCCTGTTGGAGACCTCTGCGATGACCACACAAAAGATGCAGAAGTACCTACGATTGCTCAATCTTCGTTTAGATATAGTGGTCAAAGATGTCTGTGGACTGACAGGTTTGCAGATCATTGAAGCTGTCTGTAAAGGAGAAACCAATCCACAAGTACTAGCCTCTTTTCGTCATGGTAACTGCCGTAAATCAGAGGAAGAAATCGCCAAAGCCCTGCAGAGTAATGGGAGGAAAGATTACCTGTTTGGCTTACAACAGGAATTTGACCTGTATAAAATCCTGCAGGCAAAGATGGAGCAATGTGATGTAGCTATAGCAAAGCTACTTTCTGAGCAGATTGAAGGGGATGAGACAAAAAGAGCTTTACAGGCGGAGGCTAAGCCGCATAAAAAGGTGAACAAGAATACGCCAAAAAATATGGACTTGAATCAACTTGCTTATCAGTACTTTGATGGGGTGGACCTGATGCGCATTGAAGGAGTGAGTCATGCAACAGTGATTGCCCTAATGAGTGAGGTAGGCTGTGAAGGGATCAAAAAGTTTGAGACATCCAAACAATTCACCTCTTGGCTCAGATTATGCCCCAATATAAAAATTAGCGGCGGTAAAGTATTAAGTAAAAAGATTGCCAAAGGCAGTAATCGTTTAAAAATTGCGCTCAGGTTAGCAGCCAACACAATAGGCAATCTCAAAGACACCCATCTATCAGATTTCTTCAACCGCATCAACTATAGAAAAGGTAGAATAGCCGCTATCTCAGCCACAGCTCGAAAGCTGGCAGTCATTATCTGGAATATGATCGTCAAACATGTACCCTATAATCCGCCTAGTCAATACTTATTTATGGATCAGAAAAGAAAGATGAAACTAGTACAAAGGATCAGAAATAAGATTGCTAAATTGGACTTGAAGCCTGAGGATGTGGGCTTCGCTATGAACTAA
- a CDS encoding exo-beta-N-acetylmuramidase NamZ family protein — MVWSLFVPGKNSFPVPAVAKAAPIKTGAEQTEKYLPYLKGKRVAILANPTTVIGKTHLVDSLSRLGITIVKVFGPEHGFRGNASAGVVVGDETDPATGIRVISLYGKKNKPSKEDLADVDIMIYDLQDVGCRFYTNINALSRLMEACYENNKELLILDRPNPNGYLIDGPILDMKFKSGIGMFPLPMSHGLTVGEFAMMANGEGWLANKVKCKLKIIPVANYTHDMAYTLPVSPSPNLNTQQAVMLYPSTCLFEGTYLNHGRGTLFPFTVIGSPELKGKYEFSYTPTSIKGMAETPLFMNQVCYGLDLRNYDVEQLRKSKQVNLKWMMELYQASPYKEKFFDSSLSREMGVIERLAGNALFRKQIIAGASEKEIRQSWEPGLSQYKLMRKKYLLYP; from the coding sequence ATGGTATGGAGCCTTTTTGTTCCAGGCAAAAATTCATTTCCTGTCCCTGCTGTCGCAAAGGCAGCGCCAATCAAAACCGGTGCCGAACAAACCGAAAAATACCTGCCTTATCTGAAAGGCAAAAGGGTAGCTATTCTTGCCAATCCAACCACTGTGATCGGAAAAACACATTTGGTAGACAGTCTTTCCAGATTGGGAATTACTATTGTAAAAGTATTTGGCCCGGAACATGGTTTTCGTGGCAATGCCAGTGCCGGCGTTGTGGTAGGTGATGAAACCGATCCGGCTACAGGTATTCGGGTGATCTCCTTATATGGTAAAAAAAACAAACCCAGCAAAGAAGATTTAGCCGATGTGGATATCATGATTTATGACCTGCAGGATGTAGGCTGTCGCTTTTATACCAATATCAATGCCTTATCCCGCTTAATGGAGGCTTGTTATGAAAATAATAAAGAACTGCTCATTCTGGACAGACCTAATCCTAATGGATACCTGATTGACGGACCTATTCTGGATATGAAGTTCAAATCAGGCATTGGCATGTTTCCTTTGCCAATGTCACATGGGTTAACCGTTGGGGAATTTGCTATGATGGCCAATGGAGAAGGCTGGCTGGCAAATAAAGTGAAATGTAAGCTAAAGATCATTCCGGTAGCCAACTATACCCACGATATGGCTTATACATTGCCGGTAAGCCCCTCGCCTAATCTAAATACCCAGCAGGCAGTAATGCTCTACCCTTCCACCTGTTTATTTGAGGGCACCTATCTGAATCATGGCCGTGGCACCCTTTTTCCCTTTACTGTTATTGGCAGTCCGGAGCTCAAAGGTAAATACGAATTTTCCTACACACCTACCAGTATTAAAGGGATGGCAGAAACGCCGCTGTTTATGAACCAGGTTTGTTATGGCCTGGACCTGCGCAACTATGATGTGGAGCAACTGAGAAAAAGCAAACAGGTTAATCTGAAATGGATGATGGAATTATACCAGGCCTCCCCCTACAAGGAAAAATTCTTCGACTCCAGTCTGAGTAGAGAAATGGGTGTAATTGAAAGATTAGCTGGTAATGCTTTGTTCAGGAAACAGATTATTGCCGGTGCCTCTGAAAAAGAAATCCGTCAAAGCTGGGAACCCGGCCTAAGTCAATATAAACTAATGCGTAAAAAATACCTGCTTTATCCGTAA
- a CDS encoding GIN domain-containing protein, with translation MKKIIPSLLVILFAVGCLSMSKAQTLTKSLPAFEKVIVSPLINLVLEQGEQESIRLEYEGVAEDKINYNVEGKTLKLYLDGAKLRVKNQRYDKDGWTYNKADYENVHITAYVTYRKLEVLQVRGEETTICKSALIQPAFKLKVFGESKVTLIALETNRLKVSLYGQNQIKIQSGSSDHQRYWVYGENKIDSEKLVGKKTTTTSFGESTLYVHASQQLLVTALGESDIVHRGGAQVSRKIVLGSNTIRGIE, from the coding sequence ATGAAAAAAATAATTCCATCTCTGCTAGTGATTCTATTTGCAGTAGGCTGCTTGTCTATGTCAAAGGCACAAACTCTTACAAAATCTTTGCCTGCTTTTGAAAAAGTAATTGTTAGTCCATTGATCAATCTGGTGCTCGAGCAGGGTGAGCAGGAAAGTATACGCCTGGAATATGAAGGTGTCGCTGAAGATAAAATCAATTACAATGTGGAAGGTAAAACCTTAAAGTTATATTTGGATGGGGCTAAACTAAGAGTAAAAAACCAAAGATACGACAAGGATGGATGGACCTACAACAAGGCTGACTATGAGAATGTACATATCACCGCCTATGTTACCTATAGAAAGTTGGAGGTTTTGCAAGTGAGAGGGGAAGAAACAACCATTTGTAAGAGTGCTCTGATCCAGCCTGCTTTTAAACTGAAAGTATTCGGTGAATCAAAGGTAACCCTGATCGCCCTTGAAACTAATAGGCTAAAAGTGTCTTTATATGGGCAAAATCAAATAAAGATTCAAAGCGGAAGTAGCGATCATCAACGCTATTGGGTATATGGAGAAAATAAAATTGACAGTGAAAAGTTAGTAGGTAAAAAAACAACTACCACCTCTTTTGGCGAGAGTACACTCTATGTGCATGCTTCCCAGCAACTACTCGTAACGGCCCTGGGCGAATCAGATATTGTGCACAGGGGAGGAGCACAGGTAAGTAGAAAAATAGTGTTAGGAAGCAATACTATTAGAGGTATTGAGTAA
- a CDS encoding Gfo/Idh/MocA family protein has product MGASHAVAYSLLDEFEICGLVSTGTSKSILNQRLGGNYDLFDDFTAALQITRPDAVCISTYPDTHEAFAVQALEKGCHVFIEKPLAATVEGARRVIAAAQNANKKVVVGYILRHHPSWAKFVEVAQELGTPLVMRMNLNQQSHGQMWNVHRNLMKSLSPIVDCGVHYIDVMCQMTRSKPIQVNAIGARLTEDIPAGNYNYGQLQIRFANGSVGWYEAGWGPMMSETAFFVKDVIGPKGCVSIVAKQAAGTGKSDNVDSHTKTESLRIHHAELSANNQFVQQDTWIDMQDEPDHQELCNREQRYFLEAIRKDLDLRDHLEDALNSLRIAFACDESVRTGQPVML; this is encoded by the coding sequence ATGGGTGCATCACATGCAGTGGCTTATAGCTTACTGGACGAATTTGAGATCTGCGGGCTTGTATCTACCGGAACAAGCAAATCCATTCTCAATCAACGCCTGGGTGGCAACTATGACTTGTTCGATGATTTCACTGCTGCTCTACAAATTACCCGCCCGGATGCAGTATGTATCTCCACCTATCCGGATACCCATGAAGCCTTTGCTGTGCAAGCCCTTGAAAAAGGTTGTCATGTCTTTATTGAAAAACCTCTGGCTGCTACCGTTGAAGGTGCCCGGCGGGTAATTGCCGCAGCACAAAATGCCAATAAAAAAGTAGTCGTAGGCTATATTCTCCGTCATCATCCCTCTTGGGCTAAGTTTGTGGAAGTAGCGCAAGAGCTTGGCACTCCCCTGGTTATGCGCATGAACCTTAATCAGCAGAGCCATGGCCAGATGTGGAACGTGCACCGCAACCTGATGAAAAGCCTGAGTCCTATTGTAGATTGCGGCGTACATTACATAGATGTGATGTGTCAGATGACCCGTTCCAAGCCTATCCAGGTAAATGCCATTGGCGCACGCCTGACTGAGGATATTCCGGCAGGAAACTATAATTATGGACAGTTGCAGATTCGTTTTGCCAACGGTTCGGTAGGGTGGTATGAAGCTGGCTGGGGACCGATGATGAGCGAAACTGCTTTTTTTGTTAAAGATGTGATTGGCCCCAAGGGGTGTGTTTCTATTGTAGCCAAACAGGCGGCAGGGACAGGAAAGTCGGACAACGTGGACTCTCATACCAAAACCGAATCCTTACGAATCCACCATGCTGAGTTGAGTGCCAATAACCAGTTTGTGCAACAAGATACCTGGATTGATATGCAAGATGAGCCTGACCATCAGGAGCTGTGCAATCGGGAACAGCGCTACTTTCTGGAAGCCATCCGCAAAGACCTTGATCTGAGAGACCATTTAGAGGATGCCCTCAATAGTTTGCGCATTGCTTTTGCCTGTGATGAGTCGGTACGGACCGGCCAACCGGTGATGTTGTAA
- a CDS encoding transposase, with amino-acid sequence MHELKLIQLYCYICEEYNQFLRWNVQRFSKNNFEGQISDEEILTIYLFCLCYEEKYKIKSMHQHIEKYWHSWFPNLPAYQTFNHRINRLAAAFTYLTQRLTQAFYLPADCLTIVLGDSMPILTCSHKRSGKVATPLTNKAYCATKNMHYYGVKLHTLALKRAHTLPFPCFLAITPASVHDLTALRSVLEKSYAHMSVLDKAYCDKELQQHMLAKGNTLLTPMKEKKGMPLIVKQFDQAYQDLTNTALAKIRQPIESLFSWIQEKTYIQNASKVRSQEGLMVHVFGRLAAALMMLSGL; translated from the coding sequence ATGCACGAACTTAAACTAATCCAATTATACTGCTACATCTGTGAAGAGTATAATCAATTTCTGCGTTGGAATGTTCAACGTTTTAGTAAAAATAATTTTGAAGGGCAAATCAGTGATGAAGAAATCCTGACTATTTACCTGTTTTGTTTATGCTATGAAGAAAAATATAAAATCAAATCCATGCATCAGCATATAGAAAAATACTGGCATAGTTGGTTTCCAAACCTGCCTGCTTATCAGACTTTTAATCATAGAATTAATCGTTTGGCAGCCGCTTTTACTTACTTGACCCAAAGACTGACACAGGCTTTTTATTTACCTGCTGACTGCCTTACCATTGTGCTGGGCGATTCCATGCCTATTCTTACCTGCTCTCACAAAAGAAGTGGAAAAGTAGCCACCCCATTAACAAACAAAGCCTATTGTGCAACCAAAAACATGCATTATTATGGAGTCAAACTCCATACCTTAGCCTTAAAAAGAGCCCATACCCTGCCTTTCCCCTGCTTTTTAGCTATCACCCCCGCCTCAGTCCATGATTTGACGGCCCTGCGGAGTGTGTTGGAAAAAAGCTATGCCCATATGAGTGTTCTAGATAAAGCCTATTGTGATAAAGAATTACAACAACACATGCTTGCCAAGGGCAATACACTGCTCACGCCAATGAAAGAAAAAAAAGGGATGCCACTCATCGTTAAACAATTTGATCAGGCGTATCAGGATTTAACCAACACTGCCCTTGCTAAAATAAGGCAGCCTATTGAATCTCTTTTTAGTTGGATACAAGAGAAAACTTATATACAAAATGCTTCCAAAGTACGTTCCCAAGAAGGCTTGATGGTGCATGTGTTTGGTCGTTTAGCCGCTGCGCTGATGATGCTTTCCGGATTGTAA
- a CDS encoding transposase produces the protein MKILDKDNIDRYILANLSVGETGKACSKELMREVVALILYRLKTGCQLRMLPLQQFFTTESLSWQGTYYHFNEWVKDGSWSKLWIAILSAHKDKLDLSSMQLDGSHTPCK, from the coding sequence ATGAAAATCTTAGATAAAGATAACATAGACAGATATATATTAGCAAATCTTTCAGTAGGAGAAACAGGCAAAGCATGTAGCAAAGAATTGATGAGAGAAGTAGTAGCATTGATTTTATACCGCTTAAAAACAGGTTGCCAATTGAGAATGCTGCCTCTACAGCAGTTTTTTACTACAGAAAGCTTAAGCTGGCAAGGCACTTATTATCATTTTAATGAATGGGTCAAAGATGGTTCCTGGAGTAAATTATGGATTGCTATTCTGTCTGCTCATAAAGATAAACTGGATTTGTCAAGCATGCAGTTGGACGGCAGTCACACCCCTTGTAAATAA